The following are encoded in a window of Sphaerisporangium siamense genomic DNA:
- a CDS encoding SDR family NAD(P)-dependent oxidoreductase codes for MDLNGAAAIISGGASGLGEATARELARVGATVVIADVNADRGKAIADELGGVFAHTDVSDEASVQAAVDAAVATGRPLRGVVNSAGIGWAARTVARDGAPHDLAAYRRVIDINLIGTFNLMRVGAAAIAKTDPVDEDGQRGVIVNTASVAGIEGQTGQVAYSASKGGIIGMTLPAARDLAAIGVRVLTICPGIIDTPIYGSGPEAEAFKAKLSAPVPFPKRMGRASEFARLVRSLVENDYMNGEVIRFDGGIRFQPK; via the coding sequence ATGGACCTGAACGGAGCAGCAGCAATCATCTCAGGCGGTGCCAGCGGCCTCGGTGAGGCCACGGCTCGCGAACTGGCGCGCGTCGGCGCCACGGTCGTCATCGCGGACGTCAACGCCGATCGCGGCAAGGCGATCGCCGACGAGCTCGGCGGCGTCTTCGCGCACACCGACGTCTCCGACGAGGCCTCGGTCCAGGCGGCGGTGGACGCCGCCGTGGCGACGGGCAGGCCCCTGCGCGGCGTGGTCAACAGCGCCGGCATCGGCTGGGCGGCCCGCACGGTCGCCCGCGACGGCGCGCCGCACGATCTGGCCGCCTACCGGCGCGTGATCGACATCAACCTGATCGGCACCTTCAACCTCATGCGCGTCGGCGCCGCCGCGATCGCCAAGACCGACCCGGTCGACGAGGACGGCCAGCGCGGCGTCATCGTCAACACCGCCTCGGTGGCGGGCATCGAGGGACAGACCGGCCAGGTCGCCTACTCCGCCTCCAAGGGCGGCATCATCGGCATGACCCTGCCCGCGGCGCGCGACCTGGCCGCGATCGGCGTCCGGGTGCTGACGATCTGCCCCGGCATCATCGACACCCCGATCTACGGGAGCGGCCCGGAGGCCGAGGCGTTCAAGGCCAAGCTGTCCGCGCCGGTCCCCTTCCCCAAGCGCATGGGCCGCGCGTCGGAGTTCGCCCGGCTCGTCCGGTCGCTGGTCGAGAACGACTACATGAACGGCGAGGTCATCCGCTTCGACGGCGGCATCCGCTTCCAGCCCAAGTGA
- a CDS encoding STAS domain-containing protein (This anti-anti-sigma factor, or anti-sigma factor antagonist, belongs to a family that includes characterized members SpoIIAA, RsbV, RsfA, and RsfB.): MKLRLARHVYADAVVVAVEGELDLFTAPFLRDEVREAILQDGNRLVLDLEKLSFMDSSGLSVLIEAWRLATGEGGGVSLAAPQPPVARILRTTGLDRRIKVYSDVDAAISGEI, translated from the coding sequence ATGAAATTGCGGCTCGCGCGGCACGTGTACGCCGATGCCGTCGTGGTCGCGGTCGAAGGCGAGCTCGATCTTTTCACGGCGCCGTTCCTGCGCGACGAGGTGCGCGAGGCCATCCTGCAGGACGGCAACCGCCTCGTCCTCGACCTCGAGAAGCTGTCGTTCATGGATTCGAGCGGCCTGTCGGTGCTGATCGAGGCCTGGCGCCTCGCGACCGGCGAGGGCGGCGGCGTCTCCCTGGCCGCCCCGCAGCCTCCGGTGGCGCGCATCTTACGGACGACCGGCCTCGACCGCCGCATCAAGGTGTACTCCGACGTCGACGCCGCGATCTCCGGCGAGATTTGA
- a CDS encoding energy-coupling factor ABC transporter ATP-binding protein yields the protein MPPSLRVGELAYAYPDGTQALFGVDLTIGRGERVALLGPNGAGKTTLVMHLNGILTAGHGTVEVAGLPVRKDTLPEIRRRVGLVFQDPDDQLFMPTVREDVAFGPANLGVRGAELELRVKDALEQVGLPDIADRPPHHLSFGQRRRVAVATVLAMRPEILVLDEPSSNLDPASRRELAQILRSLDVTVLMVTHDLPYALELCERSLILSDGVIAADGPTREILADDALLAAHRLELPFGFAVADRPS from the coding sequence GTGCCCCCCTCGCTGCGCGTCGGCGAGCTCGCCTACGCCTACCCCGACGGCACCCAGGCGCTGTTCGGCGTCGACCTCACCATCGGGCGCGGCGAGCGGGTCGCGCTGCTCGGCCCGAACGGCGCGGGGAAGACCACGCTGGTCATGCACCTCAACGGCATTTTGACCGCCGGGCACGGGACGGTCGAGGTCGCCGGCCTGCCGGTCCGCAAGGACACCCTGCCCGAGATCCGCCGCAGGGTCGGGCTGGTGTTCCAGGACCCCGACGACCAGTTGTTCATGCCCACGGTCCGCGAGGACGTGGCGTTCGGCCCGGCCAACCTCGGCGTGCGCGGCGCCGAGCTTGAGCTGCGCGTCAAGGACGCCCTGGAGCAGGTCGGGCTGCCGGACATCGCCGACCGTCCGCCGCACCACCTGTCGTTCGGGCAGCGCCGCCGGGTGGCGGTGGCCACGGTGCTGGCCATGCGGCCCGAGATCCTCGTGCTGGACGAGCCGTCCTCCAACCTCGACCCGGCCTCGCGCCGCGAGCTGGCGCAGATCCTGCGGTCCCTGGACGTCACGGTGCTGATGGTCACGCACGACCTGCCGTACGCCCTGGAGCTGTGCGAACGCTCGCTCATCCTGTCCGACGGCGTCATCGCGGCCGACGGCCCCACCCGCGAGATCCTGGCCGACGACGCCCTGCTCGCCGCCCACCGCCTGGAGCTTCCGTTCGGGTTCGCGGTGGCCGACCGGCCCTCCTGA
- the cbiQ gene encoding cobalt ECF transporter T component CbiQ — MGAGHHHQLYRPGDTVVHRLPPQCKLPAVAAFAVVVVATPRDAFWAFGVYVLLLAAVAALARVPAAFVLRRMVIEVPFVVFALALPIIGLGERVQVLGLSLSAEGLWAAWNILAKATLGVVASILLAATTEPRMMLLGARRLRLPALLVQIAMFMLRYMDVILDEMRRMRVARESRGFVARDVRQLPVLAKSAGALFIRSYERGERVHLAMLSRGYNGSMPIIDDIAAPAASWAVAALLPAAALATAALSWSLA; from the coding sequence GTGGGCGCCGGGCACCACCACCAGCTCTACCGGCCGGGGGACACGGTGGTCCACCGCCTGCCCCCGCAGTGCAAGCTGCCCGCCGTGGCCGCGTTCGCCGTCGTCGTGGTCGCCACCCCGAGAGACGCCTTCTGGGCCTTCGGGGTGTACGTCCTGCTGCTGGCGGCGGTGGCGGCCCTGGCGCGCGTGCCCGCGGCGTTCGTGCTGCGGCGCATGGTGATCGAGGTGCCGTTCGTGGTCTTCGCGCTCGCGCTGCCGATCATCGGGCTGGGGGAGCGCGTCCAGGTGCTCGGCCTGTCGCTCAGCGCCGAGGGGCTCTGGGCGGCGTGGAACATCCTGGCCAAGGCGACGCTCGGCGTCGTCGCCAGCATCCTGCTCGCCGCCACGACCGAGCCGCGCATGATGCTGCTCGGCGCGCGGCGGCTCCGGCTGCCCGCCTTGCTCGTGCAGATCGCGATGTTCATGCTGCGCTACATGGACGTCATCCTGGACGAGATGCGCCGCATGCGCGTCGCCCGCGAGTCGCGCGGCTTCGTGGCCCGCGACGTCCGCCAGTTGCCCGTGCTGGCCAAGTCGGCGGGCGCGCTGTTCATCCGCTCCTACGAGCGGGGGGAGCGGGTGCACCTGGCCATGCTCAGCAGGGGGTACAACGGGTCCATGCCGATCATCGACGACATCGCGGCCCCGGCGGCGAGCTGGGCCGTCGCCGCCCTGCTCCCGGCGGCCGCCCTGGCCACGGCGGCGCTTTCGTGGAGCCTCGCGTGA
- a CDS encoding energy-coupling factor ABC transporter permease, with translation MHVPDGFFNAAVSLGAGAFAVAGLGVCLRGARRELDDRTAPMAGLVAAFIFAVQMLNFPVAAGTSGHLLGGALAAVLVGPYTAVLCVAVVLLVQGFFFADGGLTALGVNITLMAIVTAAVGWAVFRLVARALPRGRAAVPVAAFAGALVSVPASALMFTLLFWIGGTAPIDVSSVAVAMGGVHVLIGIGEGLITALTVSSVLAVRPDLVYGARGLTAPLRLSRDGVETDVAPEPAPAPARSLRPLLVGGALVAVLLAGVVSFYASSSPDGLEKVAGDKGMNAQERDHALGGSPLADYGVRGVDNERLAVGVAGVAGVGITVLAGGAIFYGVRRRNRHAEKAGA, from the coding sequence GTGCACGTACCTGACGGTTTCTTCAACGCAGCGGTGTCCCTCGGGGCCGGAGCGTTCGCCGTGGCGGGGCTCGGGGTCTGTCTGCGCGGCGCGCGCCGCGAGCTGGACGACCGCACCGCCCCCATGGCCGGGCTCGTGGCGGCGTTCATCTTCGCCGTCCAGATGCTGAACTTCCCCGTCGCCGCCGGCACCAGCGGCCACCTCCTCGGAGGCGCCCTCGCCGCCGTGCTCGTCGGGCCCTATACCGCCGTGCTCTGTGTCGCCGTCGTCCTGCTCGTCCAGGGCTTCTTCTTCGCGGACGGCGGCCTCACGGCCCTCGGCGTCAACATCACGCTGATGGCGATCGTGACGGCCGCCGTGGGATGGGCGGTGTTCCGCCTGGTCGCCCGTGCCCTCCCGCGCGGGCGCGCCGCCGTCCCCGTCGCCGCGTTCGCCGGAGCCCTGGTCTCGGTCCCCGCCTCCGCGCTGATGTTCACGCTGCTGTTCTGGATCGGCGGCACCGCGCCGATCGACGTCTCCTCGGTCGCGGTCGCCATGGGCGGCGTGCACGTCCTCATCGGCATCGGCGAGGGCCTGATCACCGCGCTGACGGTGAGCAGCGTGCTCGCCGTGCGCCCCGACCTGGTGTACGGCGCGCGGGGCCTCACCGCGCCGCTCAGGCTGAGCAGGGACGGCGTCGAGACCGATGTCGCCCCCGAGCCCGCGCCGGCGCCCGCCCGGAGCCTGCGCCCGCTTCTGGTCGGCGGCGCGCTGGTCGCCGTCCTGCTCGCCGGGGTGGTCTCCTTCTACGCCTCCAGCAGCCCCGACGGCCTGGAGAAGGTCGCCGGCGACAAGGGCATGAACGCCCAGGAGCGCGACCACGCCCTCGGCGGCTCGCCGCTGGCCGACTACGGCGTCAGGGGCGTCGACAACGAGCGCCTGGCCGTCGGCGTCGCGGGCGTGGCCGGGGTGGGCATCACGGTGCTGGCCGGGGGAGCGATCTTCTACGGGGTCCGCCGCCGCAACCGCCACGCCGAGAAGGCCGGCGCGTAG